The sequence CGCCGGTGCGGGCCTCGCGACCGACCGTCTCGACGATCGTCGCGATATCATGCGTGGCCGTCGCGGAGACTCCCCGTGCGGCGAGATCGCTGACCAGACGCGCGGTATCCAGACGTTCCGTCTCGTCGATCTGATCCGCACGGAAGACCGGTGCCAGCAAGACGCGGTCGGCGGCATCGAACGCCCCGACCAACCGCTGCTGAAAAACGTTTCGTCTTAGGGACCATGAGCGGGGCTCAACCACGGCCCAGACCCGTCCATCCGGGTGCTGACGCCGAACGGCGGTCAACGTCTCCTCGATCGCGGTCGGATGATGCGCGAAGTCGTCAAACACGCGGATCCCGTCGGACTCGCCTCGCTGCTCGAGGCGACGACGGACGCCGGTAAACGACGCAAGGCCCGATGCCACGGTCACCCCGTCGACCCCCAGATCTGCACAGGCGACGGCAACCGCCGTCGCATTGCGGACATTGTGCATCCCGACCATCGGTAGATGGATCTCGGCGAACATCTGGCCATCGCGATCAAGTCGGAAGGAAGTTCCGTCACCGTCGGGCTGGACATCGTGGGCCTGCCAGCGCCCTTCCGTGCCGCCGTAACCCTCAACCCGGCACGGTGCGTCCCGGCTGACCTCCGACGCGATCGCGTCCCCCTGGTTACAAACCAGGAGCCCCCTACGGGGAATCAAGAGGACGAGACGTCGAAACACCTGTCGAACATGATCCAGGTCGCGATAGATATCTGCATGATCGAACTCGACCGTCCCCAACATCGCGGTGTCGGGTCGGTAGTGCATGAACTTCGGACCCTTATCAAAGAACGCCGTGTCGTATTCGTCGCCTTCGATCACGAAGGGTCGACCCTTTCCGA comes from Acidobacteriota bacterium and encodes:
- the mpl gene encoding UDP-N-acetylmuramate:L-alanyl-gamma-D-glutamyl-meso-diaminopimelate ligase; amino-acid sequence: MAGSHVHLIGIGGTAMTAVAGLLKESGCVVTGSDGKLYPPTSTVLGELGLQVFQGFDAAHLRPRPDLVVVGNAISRGNPELEYVLDERIEYTSMARLIHDRFLPDRHSIVVAGTHGKTTTTSMLAWVLHHAGMDPGFLIGGAPQNFDRPFRLGKGRPFVIEGDEYDTAFFDKGPKFMHYRPDTAMLGTVEFDHADIYRDLDHVRQVFRRLVLLIPRRGLLVCNQGDAIASEVSRDAPCRVEGYGGTEGRWQAHDVQPDGDGTSFRLDRDGQMFAEIHLPMVGMHNVRNATAVAVACADLGVDGVTVASGLASFTGVRRRLEQRGESDGIRVFDDFAHHPTAIEETLTAVRRQHPDGRVWAVVEPRSWSLRRNVFQQRLVGAFDAADRVLLAPVFRADQIDETERLDTARLVSDLAARGVSATATHDIATIVETVGREARTGDVVVVMSNGGFENIHERLLDSIAQSTAASETAR